The Pseudomonas extremaustralis genome contains a region encoding:
- a CDS encoding TrkH family potassium uptake protein — translation MALPALRIIGFIIGIFLITLAIAMVVPMATLVIFERTQDLPSFLWASLITFVAGLTLVIPGRPEHVHLRPRDMYLLTVTSWVVVCVFAALPFLLTQRISYTDSFFESMSGITATGSTVLSGLDSMSPGILMWRSLLHWLGGIGFIGMAVAILPLLRIGGMRLFQTESSDRSEKVMPRSHMVARLIVAAYVGITILGSLAFWWAGMGLFDAINHAMSAISTGGFSTSDESLAHWKQPAVHWVAVVVMILGSLPFTLYVATLRGNRRALIKDQQVQGLLGLLVVTWLVLGTWYWWTTNLHWLDALRHVALNVTSVVTTTGFALGDYSLWGNFSLMLFFYLGFIGGCSGSTAGGIKIFRFQVAYILLKANLNQLIHPRAVIKQKYNGHRLDEEIVRSILTFSFFFAITICAIALALSLLGLDWMTALTGAASTVSGVGPGLGETIGPAGNFASLPDAAKWILSLGMLLGRLEIITVFVLCIPAFWRH, via the coding sequence ATGGCGTTGCCGGCCCTGCGCATCATCGGTTTCATCATCGGCATCTTCCTGATCACGCTTGCGATCGCCATGGTCGTGCCCATGGCCACCTTGGTGATTTTCGAACGCACCCAAGACCTGCCCTCGTTCCTGTGGGCCAGCCTGATCACCTTTGTCGCCGGCTTGACCCTGGTGATCCCAGGGCGCCCGGAACATGTGCACCTGCGGCCCCGGGATATGTACTTGCTGACCGTCACCAGTTGGGTGGTGGTGTGCGTGTTCGCCGCGCTGCCGTTTTTGCTGACCCAGCGCATCAGCTATACCGACTCGTTTTTCGAAAGCATGTCCGGTATCACCGCCACCGGCTCAACGGTATTGAGCGGGCTGGACAGCATGTCGCCGGGCATTCTGATGTGGCGCTCGCTGCTGCACTGGCTCGGCGGCATCGGCTTTATCGGCATGGCGGTGGCGATCCTGCCGCTGCTGCGCATTGGTGGCATGCGCCTGTTCCAGACCGAGTCCTCCGACCGCTCGGAAAAAGTCATGCCCCGCTCGCACATGGTGGCGCGACTGATCGTGGCGGCATACGTGGGCATCACCATTCTGGGCAGCCTGGCGTTCTGGTGGGCCGGGATGGGCCTGTTCGATGCGATCAACCATGCGATGTCGGCGATTTCCACCGGCGGGTTCTCCACCTCCGACGAATCCCTGGCCCATTGGAAACAACCGGCGGTGCACTGGGTGGCGGTGGTGGTGATGATCCTGGGCAGTTTGCCGTTCACCCTGTATGTGGCCACCTTGCGCGGTAACCGCCGGGCGCTGATCAAGGACCAGCAGGTGCAGGGCTTGCTCGGTTTGCTGGTGGTGACCTGGCTGGTACTCGGCACCTGGTACTGGTGGACCACCAACCTGCATTGGCTGGACGCCTTGCGCCACGTGGCGTTGAACGTGACCTCGGTGGTAACGACGACCGGTTTTGCACTGGGAGACTACAGCCTGTGGGGCAACTTCTCACTGATGCTGTTCTTCTACCTGGGTTTCATCGGCGGCTGTTCGGGGTCGACGGCGGGCGGGATCAAGATCTTCCGCTTCCAGGTCGCCTATATCCTGCTCAAAGCCAACTTGAACCAGCTGATTCACCCGCGCGCGGTGATCAAGCAGAAGTACAACGGCCACCGCCTCGATGAAGAGATCGTGCGGTCGATCCTGACCTTCTCGTTTTTCTTCGCCATCACCATCTGCGCCATCGCCCTGGCCCTCTCGCTGCTGGGCCTGGACTGGATGACGGCGCTGACCGGCGCCGCCAGTACTGTGTCCGGCGTCGGCCCGGGCCTGGGGGAAACCATCGGCCCGGCGGGTAACTTCGCCAGCCTGCCGGATGCGGCCAAGTGGATCCTGTCATTGGGCATGTTGCTGGGCCGGCTAGAGATCATCACGGTCTTTGTGCTGTGCATTCCGGCGTTTTGGCGTCACTGA
- a CDS encoding glycoside hydrolase family 19 protein produces the protein MPITEQQLLQILPNAGRQAGVFVPVLNTAMGKYAIVTRLRVAAFIAQVGHESGQLTRLVENLNYSADGLMKTWPSRFDLVRATACARKPEQIANVVYADRMGNAGPGDGWKYRGRGLIQVTGKTNYAACGEALGLDLINQPELLERPQYAAMSAAWFWSANGLNTLADAGDLTKITRRINGGLTGQADRQALYDKALKVLA, from the coding sequence ATGCCAATCACCGAGCAGCAGTTGCTGCAGATCCTCCCGAACGCCGGCCGCCAAGCTGGCGTTTTTGTTCCTGTCCTGAACACGGCCATGGGCAAGTACGCAATTGTGACTCGCCTGCGTGTTGCCGCATTCATCGCCCAGGTCGGGCACGAGTCGGGCCAGTTGACGCGCCTGGTGGAAAACCTGAACTACAGCGCCGACGGGCTGATGAAGACCTGGCCGAGCCGGTTCGACTTGGTGCGAGCAACGGCATGTGCCCGCAAGCCTGAGCAGATAGCGAATGTCGTGTATGCCGATCGCATGGGTAACGCTGGCCCTGGTGACGGCTGGAAGTATCGCGGGCGAGGCCTGATCCAGGTGACTGGCAAGACGAACTATGCAGCCTGCGGAGAAGCCCTTGGCCTGGACCTGATCAATCAGCCTGAACTGCTGGAGCGGCCCCAATATGCAGCGATGTCGGCGGCATGGTTCTGGTCGGCCAATGGGCTGAATACCCTGGCCGATGCTGGCGACCTGACAAAGATCACCCGACGCATCAATGGTGGGCTCACCGGCCAGGCCGACCGCCAGGCGCTGTATGACAAGGCATTGAAGGTGCTGGCATGA
- a CDS encoding baseplate J/gp47 family protein, with the protein MASLNIKDFTTLVRDQVTAIQGRAAGLVDFTIGSLLRACAESNASILQWLQQLIVTLLATTRASTSSGADLDSWMADFGFYRLSASFSTGSVTYSRFTPTASALIPIGSIVGSADGSQQYTVTIDTTNTMYSADLGGYLIPAGTASATVPVVASTAGAAGNALIGTVTVIVGSISGIDTVTNLAVFAGGVDQEEDSPFRARFVLWAQSLSKGTKASIEYALASMQQGVSYTLTENQDYSGNVLYGYFCAVVDDGSGAPPGSFLVTAGAAIESARAFTTRYGVFPPVLVTANVGMTIATDSTVEHSVVVAQVVTAIQVYISSLALGQILPYTQLAAIAYGVTPAITNVSAVLLNGGTADLAATNKQVIRPGTVTVA; encoded by the coding sequence ATGGCATCGCTCAATATTAAGGACTTCACCACGCTGGTACGGGACCAGGTTACGGCGATTCAGGGTCGCGCCGCCGGCCTTGTGGACTTCACTATCGGCTCCCTGCTGCGCGCCTGCGCCGAAAGCAACGCCAGCATCTTGCAGTGGCTGCAGCAGTTGATCGTCACGCTGCTGGCCACCACGCGCGCTTCCACGTCGTCTGGAGCCGACCTTGATAGCTGGATGGCCGACTTTGGCTTCTATCGGCTTTCTGCGAGCTTCTCTACCGGGAGCGTCACGTATTCCAGGTTCACGCCCACGGCTTCCGCGCTGATCCCGATTGGCTCAATCGTTGGCTCAGCCGACGGGTCGCAGCAGTACACGGTCACGATCGACACGACCAACACGATGTACAGCGCCGATCTTGGTGGATACCTGATCCCGGCCGGCACAGCGTCTGCCACTGTTCCGGTGGTGGCGAGCACTGCAGGTGCTGCCGGTAACGCCCTGATCGGCACGGTTACGGTTATCGTTGGCAGCATCAGCGGAATTGATACCGTGACCAACCTCGCCGTGTTCGCTGGCGGCGTCGACCAAGAAGAGGACTCTCCGTTCCGCGCGCGCTTTGTGCTTTGGGCGCAGTCGCTGTCGAAAGGTACGAAAGCTTCCATCGAATACGCGCTGGCCTCCATGCAGCAGGGCGTCAGCTACACGCTGACCGAGAACCAGGACTACAGCGGTAACGTTCTGTACGGCTACTTCTGCGCGGTGGTGGACGATGGAAGCGGGGCACCACCTGGGTCATTTTTGGTAACCGCGGGTGCCGCTATCGAATCGGCCAGGGCATTCACTACACGTTATGGAGTGTTCCCGCCGGTGCTGGTTACAGCAAACGTCGGCATGACTATCGCCACCGACTCCACGGTCGAACATAGCGTCGTGGTTGCCCAGGTGGTCACCGCTATTCAGGTGTACATATCCAGCCTGGCGCTCGGCCAGATCCTCCCCTATACGCAGCTCGCCGCAATTGCATATGGCGTCACCCCGGCCATCACCAACGTTTCAGCGGTGCTTTTGAACGGCGGCACGGCTGACCTGGCAGCAACCAATAAGCAGGTCATCCGACCGGGCACAGTGACGGTGGCTTAA
- a CDS encoding phage tail tape measure protein, with product MAFEAYSVAVKLSLINHVSAGMAMISKSLASTGGDVDKLNAKLASIGKQGAIGAAMFAGGLGLASMLKGPLDEAKKFQNETERFRSLGLGDKVTADAVKFASGMNTYGTSIRENLGLLRDAQTVFGDFHEAQMVTPLLAKMKFANAALYGDEGGAMKDRAFMDMLKVIEMRGGLSSQEAFTNQANMVQRVQTATGGRVGANEYLNFIKTGGVAAKGMKDENFYYAMEPLIQEMGGNRVGTGLMSAYQNLVQGRTTQRAANELMRIGMLNPKMVDYDKVGNIKQIKPGAVSGSDIMISDPMKWMQTVMLPAFASKGITDKQAILNEIGAIFTNRTASQLYSTMYLQQANIAKNFKLNSGAAGIDELDANAKKTLTGKLIELDKKWLDLQLKLGDVILPLAIRAVDGLNNAIKNLTVWIDANPSKVKALTYAFMGLSAFLITGGLINMIIAAGRGFWLLAKALIFVGTGGLAPLIPWIARMATYLVMGATGFAKFLLVAGRFLLLNPIGLVITAIAAAAFLLWNNWSEISGALKLMWSDMKTGFIQLFHGDIGGAFKSFALVFLTGWQTIFNTLIAGANTILPASMQISKTTFADEYRKTVPGAAQLVAPVPAKDYSKDPIIVQMNMDGKRVAEVVVDRMTKSATKPRTGTQGFDPTRSMLMPGTPSTALPRG from the coding sequence ATGGCATTTGAGGCGTATTCCGTCGCCGTCAAGCTGTCGCTGATCAACCACGTCAGTGCTGGCATGGCCATGATCAGCAAGAGCCTGGCCTCTACCGGTGGTGACGTCGACAAGCTGAATGCAAAGCTGGCCTCGATCGGTAAGCAGGGCGCAATCGGCGCCGCGATGTTCGCCGGCGGCCTGGGCTTGGCCTCGATGCTCAAGGGGCCGCTCGACGAAGCGAAGAAATTCCAAAACGAGACGGAGCGCTTCCGATCCCTTGGCCTGGGCGACAAGGTCACCGCCGACGCGGTGAAGTTCGCCAGCGGTATGAACACCTACGGCACCAGCATTCGCGAAAACCTCGGTCTGCTGCGTGACGCTCAGACGGTATTCGGCGACTTCCACGAAGCGCAGATGGTGACCCCGCTCCTGGCGAAGATGAAATTCGCCAACGCCGCGCTGTACGGCGATGAAGGCGGCGCCATGAAAGACCGAGCCTTCATGGACATGCTGAAGGTCATCGAGATGCGCGGCGGCCTGTCCAGCCAGGAAGCATTCACCAACCAAGCCAACATGGTCCAGCGCGTACAGACCGCAACCGGCGGCCGGGTAGGGGCCAACGAGTACCTGAACTTCATCAAAACCGGTGGCGTTGCTGCCAAAGGTATGAAGGATGAAAACTTCTACTACGCCATGGAGCCGCTGATCCAGGAGATGGGCGGCAACCGCGTAGGTACGGGCCTGATGTCGGCCTATCAGAACTTGGTGCAGGGCCGAACCACCCAGCGCGCCGCCAACGAGCTGATGCGCATCGGCATGCTCAATCCGAAGATGGTCGACTACGACAAGGTCGGCAACATCAAGCAGATCAAGCCCGGCGCCGTGTCGGGTAGCGACATCATGATCTCTGACCCTATGAAGTGGATGCAGACGGTCATGCTGCCTGCGTTTGCAAGCAAGGGGATCACTGACAAGCAGGCGATCCTCAACGAAATCGGCGCTATCTTCACTAACCGCACCGCCTCACAGCTCTATTCGACGATGTACCTGCAACAGGCGAACATCGCGAAGAACTTCAAGCTGAACAGCGGCGCTGCGGGCATTGATGAACTTGATGCGAACGCTAAAAAGACGCTTACCGGCAAGCTGATTGAGCTGGACAAGAAGTGGCTCGACCTGCAGCTCAAGCTCGGCGACGTGATCCTCCCGCTGGCTATCAGGGCCGTGGATGGTCTCAATAACGCCATCAAGAACCTGACCGTCTGGATCGACGCCAACCCCAGCAAGGTCAAGGCGCTGACATACGCCTTCATGGGGCTGTCGGCATTCCTGATCACCGGCGGCCTGATCAATATGATCATCGCCGCCGGGCGCGGGTTCTGGCTGCTGGCCAAAGCACTGATATTTGTCGGGACTGGTGGTCTTGCCCCACTCATTCCCTGGATAGCCAGAATGGCGACCTATCTCGTAATGGGGGCGACCGGCTTTGCAAAGTTCCTTTTGGTTGCAGGTCGATTCCTGCTCCTTAACCCGATCGGCCTAGTCATCACCGCTATCGCCGCCGCCGCCTTCCTGCTCTGGAACAACTGGTCGGAGATCAGTGGCGCGCTGAAGCTGATGTGGAGCGACATGAAGACCGGCTTCATCCAGCTATTCCATGGCGACATCGGCGGGGCGTTCAAGTCCTTCGCGCTGGTGTTCCTGACCGGCTGGCAGACGATCTTCAACACGCTAATCGCTGGGGCGAACACCATCCTGCCAGCGTCGATGCAGATCTCGAAGACCACGTTCGCCGACGAGTACAGAAAAACTGTGCCCGGGGCTGCCCAGCTTGTCGCCCCAGTCCCAGCCAAGGATTACAGCAAGGACCCAATCATTGTGCAGATGAACATGGACGGAAAGCGCGTGGCTGAGGTGGTGGTTGACCGAATGACCAAGTCTGCAACCAAGCCGCGCACCGGCACCCAGGGCTTTGACCCGACTCGCAGCATGTTGATGCCTGGAACCCCAAGCACAGCACTACCAAGGGGATAA
- a CDS encoding phage protein, HK97 gp10 family yields the protein MEFKDLGSLALHMAGQEVALLASLHAGLEKCAVRVEQTAKAEIGHYQAGIGPFPAWAELAESTEEHKAKMGYPADSPLLASGEMQGSVAHTTGILEAVIGSTDPKMVYHEFGTPKMPARPVMGPALLTNKEFIRRTLGAATVAGLIGGQAIHASLGYDGKI from the coding sequence ATGGAGTTCAAAGACCTGGGCAGCCTAGCGCTGCATATGGCCGGGCAAGAGGTGGCATTGCTTGCCAGTCTGCATGCTGGGCTTGAGAAGTGCGCCGTGCGCGTTGAGCAGACCGCAAAAGCAGAGATCGGCCACTATCAGGCAGGTATTGGCCCATTCCCGGCCTGGGCCGAGTTGGCCGAGTCTACGGAAGAGCACAAGGCGAAGATGGGCTACCCGGCCGACTCCCCGCTGCTCGCCAGCGGCGAAATGCAGGGAAGCGTTGCGCACACCACGGGCATCTTGGAAGCCGTCATCGGCTCAACCGACCCGAAGATGGTCTATCACGAGTTCGGCACACCAAAAATGCCGGCGCGCCCAGTGATGGGGCCGGCACTTCTGACAAACAAGGAGTTCATCCGCCGCACGCTGGGTGCTGCGACGGTGGCGGGGCTTATCGGCGGGCAGGCGATCCACGCATCACTGGGGTACGACGGAAAAATTTAG
- a CDS encoding phage baseplate assembly protein V, with product MIMIDDFMNAARQRLGDDGTGPRTGTITSYDPANGVVKVAIQPEGRETNWINLDCPGVGNGWGVQIGPQIGDEVTVSFDSSDPNLGKVTARHTNSLNLPMPVPSGEIWMVHQSGSLLKFNSDGTVTLHSAVAISYDAPAHQFTGGPVTMDHTLTVTDSIGIVVTGGDVKADTISLKLHKASQVMPGTGTSGAPVP from the coding sequence ATGATCATGATCGATGACTTCATGAATGCGGCCAGGCAGCGCCTCGGCGATGACGGGACTGGTCCCCGCACCGGCACCATCACCAGCTACGACCCTGCCAATGGCGTGGTGAAGGTTGCCATCCAGCCAGAAGGCCGCGAGACGAATTGGATCAATCTTGACTGCCCCGGCGTTGGCAACGGCTGGGGCGTGCAGATCGGCCCGCAGATCGGTGATGAGGTGACGGTTTCGTTCGACTCATCCGACCCGAACCTCGGCAAGGTCACGGCGCGCCACACCAACTCGCTGAATCTTCCGATGCCGGTGCCGTCCGGTGAGATCTGGATGGTTCACCAGTCCGGCTCCCTGCTCAAGTTCAACTCCGACGGCACCGTCACGCTGCATTCCGCCGTGGCAATCAGCTATGACGCCCCGGCCCACCAGTTTACGGGCGGCCCGGTCACGATGGATCACACCCTCACCGTGACCGACTCGATAGGCATCGTGGTCACCGGTGGCGACGTCAAAGCCGACACGATCAGCCTGAAACTTCACAAAGCCAGCCAGGTCATGCCGGGCACCGGGACATCTGGAGCGCCTGTGCCATGA
- a CDS encoding DUF2514 family protein translates to MSTIWLKALPYIAAVLLALGALYGAYHRGVSNTNATWQAEWNSRDTRDAQAKERNEAAARATEQAWQLKLDKVTEDGQHAIDQATGDAATARASADGLRGAADALAARLAASQSGGNSCTAAASAAASRAVMVLADVLKRADERSGDLAGFADQSHSRGVTCEQAYDSLGK, encoded by the coding sequence ATGAGCACGATCTGGCTGAAAGCCCTTCCTTATATAGCAGCGGTGCTGCTGGCCCTTGGCGCGCTCTATGGCGCCTATCACCGCGGCGTGAGCAACACTAACGCGACGTGGCAGGCCGAATGGAACAGCCGCGATACACGCGATGCTCAGGCCAAGGAGCGGAACGAGGCCGCCGCGCGCGCCACAGAACAAGCCTGGCAACTCAAACTCGACAAGGTGACGGAAGATGGACAGCATGCGATCGATCAAGCGACTGGCGATGCTGCTACCGCTCGCGCTTCTGCTGACGGCCTGCGCGGAGCGGCCGACGCCCTTGCCGCTCGACTCGCAGCCAGTCAATCCGGCGGCAATTCCTGCACTGCCGCCGCAAGCGCGGCAGCTTCCCGTGCCGTCATGGTGCTTGCCGACGTGCTCAAGCGCGCTGATGAGAGATCGGGCGACCTGGCAGGATTTGCTGACCAAAGTCACAGCCGGGGAGTGACCTGCGAGCAGGCGTATGACAGTTTGGGTAAATAG
- a CDS encoding DUF7338 family protein, with the protein MLNIIRAICQWVFLLACNIVTDLVGLFVVAIAIPFRVDDVSKSDGRPIVNLPRWAWLFGNDYDGLQGDKRGWWAENTPFGWPVDSFMAMWWWAAVRNPVNNMRFVKLWQAPIKGSAITYVGDYTVRDHPGEAGWQFVITENGGKRWYGFYLVHQWSETRAFVIRLGFKVRPDDAGTDGEPVGMTTKINFYKAI; encoded by the coding sequence ATGCTAAACATCATCAGGGCGATCTGCCAGTGGGTATTTCTGCTCGCCTGCAATATCGTCACCGACCTTGTCGGGCTGTTTGTTGTGGCTATCGCAATCCCGTTCCGTGTTGACGATGTAAGCAAGAGCGATGGTCGCCCGATAGTCAATCTTCCGCGCTGGGCATGGCTGTTCGGCAATGACTATGACGGGCTCCAAGGCGATAAGCGAGGCTGGTGGGCCGAAAACACACCATTCGGTTGGCCGGTCGACTCGTTCATGGCGATGTGGTGGTGGGCCGCGGTGCGCAACCCGGTCAACAACATGCGGTTCGTCAAGCTCTGGCAGGCGCCGATCAAGGGCAGCGCGATCACCTATGTGGGCGACTACACCGTCCGCGACCATCCTGGCGAGGCGGGTTGGCAGTTCGTGATCACCGAGAACGGCGGCAAGCGCTGGTATGGGTTCTACCTTGTTCACCAGTGGAGCGAGACGCGGGCCTTTGTGATCCGACTGGGCTTCAAGGTGCGGCCGGATGACGCCGGAACCGATGGCGAGCCTGTAGGCATGACCACGAAAATCAACTTCTACAAGGCGATCTGA
- a CDS encoding AraC family transcriptional regulator: protein MSERTTSASWAMGIVKALEMDGLDCRALFKQLGLDYAALDDPDARFPQDSMTRLWQRAVDLSGNPAIGLNMGKVVRPASFHVTGYALMSSNTLAEGFMRLVRYQRIIAESADLSFRLLPEGYALILTVHGDLLPPTRQSAEASLACALALCGWLTGRTLQPRKVLLQGDQPTDPTPYKQAFHAPLEFNAPYDALIFERADMDAPLPTANEAMALLHDRFAGEYLARFSESRVTHKARQVLCRLLPQGEPKREVVAQTLHLSQRTLQRRLQEEGTSFQTLLDDTRRELAEQYLAQPSMTLLEIAYLLGFADPSNFFRAFRRWFDATPGEYRVRLLEASTISDAKTPECTAQRP, encoded by the coding sequence ATGAGCGAACGAACAACTTCTGCAAGCTGGGCGATGGGGATAGTCAAAGCATTGGAAATGGACGGCCTGGATTGTCGCGCCTTGTTCAAGCAACTGGGCCTGGATTACGCCGCCCTGGATGACCCCGATGCCCGGTTTCCGCAAGACTCCATGACCCGGCTGTGGCAGCGGGCGGTGGATTTGTCGGGCAACCCGGCGATTGGCCTGAACATGGGCAAGGTGGTGCGCCCGGCGTCGTTTCATGTGACCGGCTATGCGCTGATGTCCAGCAACACCCTGGCCGAAGGTTTTATGCGGCTGGTGCGCTATCAGCGGATCATCGCCGAAAGTGCTGACCTGAGTTTCCGACTGCTACCCGAGGGCTATGCGCTGATTCTGACGGTGCACGGCGATCTCCTGCCTCCCACCCGGCAGAGCGCCGAAGCCTCGCTGGCTTGTGCGTTGGCGCTGTGCGGCTGGCTGACCGGTCGCACCCTGCAACCGCGCAAGGTGTTGCTGCAAGGCGATCAACCGACGGATCCGACGCCCTACAAGCAAGCGTTTCATGCGCCCCTGGAGTTCAATGCGCCCTACGACGCACTGATTTTCGAGCGCGCGGATATGGACGCGCCGTTGCCCACCGCCAACGAAGCCATGGCGCTGCTGCATGATCGGTTTGCCGGCGAATACCTGGCGCGTTTTTCTGAAAGTCGTGTGACCCACAAGGCGCGTCAGGTGTTGTGCCGCCTGTTGCCCCAGGGCGAGCCCAAGCGTGAAGTGGTGGCCCAGACCCTGCACCTGTCCCAGCGCACCTTGCAGCGGCGTCTGCAGGAGGAGGGCACCAGTTTCCAGACCCTGCTTGACGACACCCGCCGCGAACTGGCCGAGCAGTACCTGGCCCAGCCGAGCATGACCCTGCTGGAAATTGCCTACCTGCTGGGCTTTGCCGATCCCAGCAACTTCTTCCGCGCATTTCGCCGCTGGTTCGATGCCACGCCCGGCGAATACCGGGTGCGGCTGCTGGAAGCGTCGACGATCAGTGACGCCAAAACGCCGGAATGCACAGCACAAAGACCGTGA
- a CDS encoding GPW/gp25 family protein: protein MKDLNHYAGGDLSLSPTGSLSTVEGIERGKQRILRRLITNPGDYLFHTEYGAGLGRYVGALTNIPEIIALIRGQILLEDCVAKKPAPVISVSTDNETLSVTISYTDAPLGEPVTLSFEVNR from the coding sequence ATGAAAGACCTGAATCACTACGCCGGCGGCGACCTATCGCTGTCGCCGACTGGCAGCCTCTCGACGGTAGAAGGCATCGAGCGTGGAAAGCAGCGAATCCTGCGGCGGCTTATCACCAATCCAGGCGACTACCTGTTCCACACAGAGTACGGCGCCGGCCTGGGCCGATACGTCGGCGCGCTGACCAACATCCCCGAGATCATCGCCCTGATTCGCGGGCAGATCCTGCTTGAGGACTGCGTGGCGAAAAAGCCGGCGCCGGTCATTTCGGTCTCGACTGACAACGAGACCCTTTCCGTGACTATCAGCTACACCGATGCGCCGCTTGGCGAGCCGGTGACGCTCTCGTTTGAGGTAAATCGCTGA
- a CDS encoding Rhs element Vgr protein, with amino-acid sequence MDLNTKETEQLVRQVVGRLLLNGVHVPFYSFDVDSNAFYSADTFSAVLVMSDLPAPYNTMSWWGSQTSIDISIWAGLINQGTQDWKELIVGAVDHLSIHPAKFEVNISGRDYTSRFIDHKTNEKFANLTTSQVATLLATRRGLTPVVTATTTQVGGITKWDHVHVSDERTEWDLLAYLAGIDGFQVYVAGNELHYEPSLDPQTSDQYVIRWVQPDAYHYPQSNTADDITFERDLTLALGVTVQVISYKGGKVVKSTYPNNSAKGIAPGQSTSKRQVYEIKRNGLDKAQATQLAQKIHKQITDHEMRMSCSMPGDNLLMPNTIVRQEGTGSGFDQLYYVDAVRRSMSFDAGYTMSLTAKNHNPNSLVQP; translated from the coding sequence GTGGACCTGAATACCAAGGAGACGGAGCAACTCGTCCGGCAGGTGGTCGGCCGCCTGCTCCTGAACGGTGTCCATGTGCCGTTCTACTCGTTCGACGTCGACAGCAACGCCTTCTACTCAGCCGATACTTTCTCGGCCGTGCTGGTGATGAGTGATTTGCCAGCACCCTACAACACCATGAGTTGGTGGGGCTCGCAGACCTCGATTGACATCTCGATCTGGGCCGGCCTGATCAATCAGGGGACGCAGGACTGGAAGGAGCTAATCGTCGGCGCCGTGGATCACCTTTCAATCCATCCTGCGAAATTTGAAGTAAATATCAGCGGCCGGGACTACACAAGCCGCTTCATCGATCACAAGACCAACGAGAAATTCGCAAACCTGACCACAAGTCAGGTGGCCACGTTGCTGGCCACGCGCCGCGGGCTAACCCCAGTTGTAACCGCAACGACTACCCAGGTCGGAGGGATTACGAAGTGGGACCATGTGCATGTGAGCGATGAGCGCACTGAGTGGGACCTTCTGGCCTACTTGGCTGGGATTGATGGGTTTCAAGTCTATGTGGCGGGCAACGAGCTGCACTACGAGCCATCACTTGACCCACAGACATCCGATCAGTACGTGATCCGCTGGGTGCAGCCGGATGCCTACCACTATCCGCAATCGAATACGGCCGACGACATTACTTTTGAGCGCGACCTCACCCTGGCGCTCGGCGTAACGGTGCAGGTCATCTCCTACAAAGGCGGGAAGGTGGTCAAGTCCACCTACCCGAACAACTCGGCAAAGGGTATTGCCCCAGGTCAATCCACGTCGAAGCGCCAAGTCTACGAGATCAAGCGCAACGGCCTGGATAAAGCCCAGGCAACACAGTTGGCCCAGAAGATCCACAAGCAGATCACCGACCACGAAATGCGCATGTCCTGCTCGATGCCGGGCGACAACCTGCTCATGCCGAACACCATCGTGCGCCAGGAAGGCACGGGCTCGGGGTTTGATCAGCTCTATTACGTCGACGCCGTGCGCCGATCGATGAGCTTTGACGCTGGCTACACGATGAGCCTGACCGCCAAGAACCATAACCCCAACTCACTGGTGCAGCCATGA
- a CDS encoding tail fiber assembly protein, which yields MTMFIISGMKFYGNPEQPTAIYSYEADGSADWVIPKSYVLLDEAGYNAIRAIQAAENALTPEQLIAAALADRDNLLATAALRIAPLQDAVDLDEATPEDIANLKLWKQYRIALNRLEQQTAYPTTINWPVAPN from the coding sequence ATGACAATGTTTATTATTAGTGGTATGAAATTTTACGGTAACCCCGAACAGCCAACCGCAATATATTCGTATGAGGCTGACGGTTCTGCAGACTGGGTGATACCCAAAAGCTACGTCTTGTTGGATGAGGCGGGCTATAACGCAATACGTGCAATACAAGCCGCTGAAAATGCCCTGACACCAGAACAGCTTATTGCCGCCGCGCTGGCCGATCGAGACAATCTTTTGGCCACGGCAGCGCTGAGAATTGCACCGCTTCAAGATGCAGTAGACCTCGACGAAGCAACCCCGGAAGATATCGCGAACTTAAAGCTATGGAAGCAGTACAGGATTGCGCTGAATCGGCTCGAACAACAGACCGCCTACCCTACAACCATTAACTGGCCTGTAGCGCCGAACTGA